Below is a window of Entelurus aequoreus isolate RoL-2023_Sb linkage group LG07, RoL_Eaeq_v1.1, whole genome shotgun sequence DNA.
acatacagtacatgtctgAGCTTAACATGCCTGCGAACATGCTGATGGTCATCAAGAAGTTACCGTATAAGCTGAGAGACCAATGGAGGACGGAAGCTTGTGATATTCAAGGGACCCGTTCTCGAAGAGCTACTTTCCCTGACATTGTCAGTTTTATTGAACGTCAGGTAAAAATTGCAACAGACCCTATATTTGGAAATATACAGGATACTCCAAAGACAATGCAAAGCAAAAATGGCAGCAACGATGGCTATCAGCGTCACACACGAAATCAAGGAAGTTTTGCTACTACAGTAACATCAGTTAATGGAAAGGCCCATGCGAAAAAGGTCGGAGCCCCACTGGACAAAAGGACCTGCTTGTACTGCAAAGGTGAACATGCGTTGGAGGTGTGCTCTCTATTGGTAGAGAGGGCACATAATGACAAGATCACTTTTTTGAAAGAACATGGAGTTTGCTTTGGCTGTCTGTGCATAGGGCACATAAGTAAGGACTGCAGGAGGCGACTGTCATGCAAAACATGTGGAGCTAAACACCCTAGGGGCGAAAGACTAATGGAACCATCTAGTAGCTGGTTCCATCCGCAGTGTCCCCCAGGACAGCAGGCTCGAGGATTGCAGTTCTCTTGCTCCTTGTTACCAAAGAACAAGGAGCAAGAGAAGGATCTAGCAGTTGCAGCAGGTACAAACACAGCGGTGGGCAGCTCTGTGGTAACAGTGCAAGGTAGTGGTCTCACTGGGGCCGGTGACCATGGCTGTAAGCTTTCCATCGTGCCAGTAAAGGTCAAGTCCAAAAAGGGTCACAAGGCCGTGGAAACTTATGCCTTTCTGGACCAAGGCAGCTCTGGCTCCTTTTGTACATCAAGTCTGTTGAGAAAGTTGAATGTTTCAGGAAGAGGAACTAAAATTATCTTACGCACTTTGGGCCAAGAAAAGATTGTAGGATGTTGCATTGTGCCAGATCTGGAGGTAGCCGGTCTGGAAAGTGATCTCTACTGTGACTTGCCAGATATATTTACACAGAAGAAAATGCCTGTGTGCAGGAGCAACATACCCCGGGAGCAGGATCTGGT
It encodes the following:
- the LOC133653469 gene encoding uncharacterized protein LOC133653469; amino-acid sequence: MDDIQYMSELNMPANMLMVIKKLPYKLRDQWRTEACDIQGTRSRRATFPDIVSFIERQVKIATDPIFGNIQDTPKTMQSKNGSNDGYQRHTRNQGSFATTVTSVNGKAHAKKVGAPLDKRTCLYCKGEHALEVCSLLVERAHNDKITFLKEHGVCFGCLCIGHISKDCRRRLSCKTCGAKHPRGERLMEPSSSWFHPQCPPGQQARGLQFSCSLLPKNKEQEKDLAVAAGTNTAVGSSVVTVQGSGLTGAGDHGCKLSIVPVKVKSKKGHKAVETYAFLDQGSSGSFCTSSLLRKLNVSGRGTKIILRTLGQEKIVGCCIVPDLEVAGLESDLYCDLPDIFTQKKMPVCRSNIPREQDLVRWPYLRGVHLPEIDADIEQS